The genomic stretch TTCAGTGCATTAACACCACCCACAACTCGATCTGCACAGGTGTCAGATCAGAACCACGTTCAGATCAGGTCATCAATACTTCGGTTTcaaaaaagtcaaagtcaaaattcGTCAATCACCCCAGCCAGGTTCCCTGTCTTCGGATTGGGCCGACTCTCTGCTGACGTTAGTGTCCAGATGGAAACCACAAGCTGAAACACACATTCACCCCTTTACATTTAAAACGTCAGAGGTCATGCTCAGCGCTTATGAGTGTACTCACGTTGGTTGTTACACTTCAAAGAAACCACTCTGTCACTCCTGCAAGTTTCACTGTAAAACATCAGACGCATGGCAGCCATCATCATGAAGAAACTGCAAAATCATTgagttctggttctggttctgagTACCTGATGCTGGTTTCCAGTGTTCCATTACTGGTAATGGTGATATTTGCAAACGGTGAATCTTGTGGCAGAGCTGGCAGCAGAGACGCCTCTCCAGACCTGCAGGAAGTCAGAACCAGTCCTGAACCAAATCTGTTGTTTCTACCAGAACTATCACATGAAACAGGCTGAGTCAGCCCCTGACAGGTACCTGTAGCCCAGGTACTGACAGATGAAATCGGACAGGGCAGTGCTCCAGGTGTCGGCACACACAGTGAGTAGAGAGGAGACAAACTGAAACCTGAGGAGGCTGGAACCGTTTACCTGCAACATAACTGACACAGCAGAAGACTGAGAGATACCTGAGAGACTCTGAGAGaaactgagagacacagagagacaacagtgggacacagagacaccagAGAGACACTGAAAGACACTGCTGACGGATGCCGAGACAATGATGATACTAGCTGACCCAGAGACACCATATGATGTAACTGAAAGGTTGATTCTTCTGACTCACCACATTCAGCCTCATCAGAGCCGTCAGGACAGTCAACCTCACCGTTACACTGACCATTAGCAGGTATGCAACTTCCTGTCTGACACTGGAACTGACCACCTTCACATGGAGCTGTTCACAAACCACCGTCATGAATCCACATATCAAATCAGTCCTTTGTTCAAATGCAGTCTAACCTTTGACCAATGAGCCAGAGCTCACCTAGTGACCCCAGACCGAGCCCAGAGCTGAAGTTGGCTCTGAATCCTCGGCCGTGACCTGAACTGTCTGTGAAGAACCACACTGTCATCTGATTGGTTGTTGAGAACAAATCACTGGCGGGGCCATCGCTGCCGGTGAGGATAGCTGAAGAAAAGAGTTCAAAACTCAGGCAGAATGAAGTGAGGTCAGAGATAATAGAGCATGATGGGTAAAACTTTCCCTCACCCAGTAATGTGGAGTTAGGCCCCACCCCATCCCGTACTTCAACCACATCAAAGGTTGCCTCAACATCAAAGTCCAGGAAGTGCAGCTGGATGTTGTGGCCCTTGATGGCGTGCAGAGTccacagacctgcagcagcaaaGCATCATGGGTAATGTACACACGGCTGACAGGTGAAgctcaaaacagaaacatctcaCAAGCTGCAGAAAAAGCTCACATGATGCCTTGTCTCCATAGGAGTGTGGGTAGTTTGGTGAGCTGAACGTGGAGTTTGGCTCCCAGAGGTCAAATGGTCCTCCGCAGTCAGCTGAACCGAACAGGGGACATAGGTCAGAAATCACAAGTCTGTGCATCACCCGATAGGGGTGTGGTCTGTGTGTCACCTGGTATAGGAGGGGTGGTTGTTGGAGGTGGTACATTGGTTGGTTCAGGAGGGGCAGGGTCACAGGGTTCAGCCATTAGAGTGATGTCATCCAGAGCAATGTCGTTCATCATTCCTCCTTCCTTCAGAGCTTCAAACACCACCTGCAGTCACATCTATTGATCAGTTATTGCTCAGCTGAATATGTGATCTGCAGACTACTTGTCACTGACCGTGGCCTCAGATGTCAggttgagggtcacctgaccataGTTCCAGTTGTCACCATAGTTTCCGTCCCTCTGGAACACTACAGTAACAGCAGGACTGGGATGAgaaggaagtgacagcagcagaactcGGAGTCGGTGAACGTCCTCTCCAAACATGTGGTACCTGCAGAGACATCAGCTTCTTCAACTACTGCTGCTGCCAAAGTTTCTCTGAGTATTCGTCCACTTTCTATTGATAACATGTGATTTTTTCCCGCAGTTTACCAAAAGCCCAGACACATGGGCACTGTGAACGGAGTCAGAGGGAGGCTTTGGATCCTGAAGCTCTTAAGCCATTGGCCGGGACTCAAAGGAGTGACAATGTAGAAACCTGACCGTTCAAAACAAACAGGTCAATGAAACGTTCTCAAACTACATCTATTTGACTCATAGACCTAATCTCACCTGAGCCGTTGCCCAGCGTGTGGTCAACACTTGGGCCAGTTAGTGGAGGAAATGTGGAGCCACTGGTTCGGAtccagtcatcatcatcatcgtccaGCTGCTGCCACCAGAAACACAGGCCCTGTTCGAAGGTACAGGTCAGCTTCTCCTGGTCTGAGCAGAGAGATACATCGGTTAGTGCTGACACTCAGCTCAGAGACCCGCTCAGTGCTGCAGGCACGTCTTACTAGACAGgctggaggtgttcacactgtgGTAGGTGGCATTAAACCCTGACAGATTGTTGACGTCATCAGAGGTAAACTCCACCGTTGATTGGTCAGTTGGTAACCACACAGTCCCTGGAGGGGTGGAGCCTGAGACCTTAGCTGCCAATCATATGAACATGTCAAAAATGCGTAGTTAGATTGAAGACACCCGTTTAAGACCAGTAaaatgcttcacacacacacacacacacataaacagttcACCTATGAGCAGTTTGTTTGGTCCAACTCCTTCATAAAGCTTCACAGTATCCATACTCTCCTCTGGTCCAAAATGATGGAATTGAACCTTCACCGAGAGTCCTCTGTCCACCCTGTAACAACAGGGCTGTTACAGAGGATGTCACAGTGTGTTACAGGGTCTTACTGTCTTACCTGATGATCCAGCGACAGAAGCTACTACTGTTGTACATCTCAGACTTTGCTGAACTGAAAATACCACTCGATCCTCTCAGCACAAACTGCCCATCACACGATGTTGCTATAGAGACAGTTTGAACACCTGAACAGTCACCACTGCATCCCACTTTCTGCTGATTGTTTAAGTTGTAAATGGTAAAAGTGTGCTGCTTGTTGTACAGAAATCCACTgaccacagagagcagcagcctcaTCTGAGGCGTCCAGACAGTCATCAACTCCATCACACAGTCGATCGATCGGAACACACATTGATCGATCCTCACAGGAGGTCTGGTGGGGGGGGCACAATACTGGACACAAAGAGCAGAGTTATGGAAAACAAAGTGGACATCTGTGGTGCAGCACATGAAAGTGTCCCACCTGCTGTCGTTAGGCTTGGTGCTGCGCTTGTCGTCTCAACAAATGTGTCTGAGGAGACAAAGTCCTGAGGTCAGTCTTCTGTGAGGTGCCTCAGTGTAACCTCAGTGTGGTCACAGCAGGACCTTACTGTGACTCACCCATGATCTGGATGCTGTTTTTGTCAATTAGCAGGCCTCTGCCATTGGCTTCCTGAAGCCCCGCCCatagctgctgctctgcctccttcacactgatcagctgattgaaccaaaggtcaaaggtcactgccACACTGCCCTGACTAAGGACAGAGATCAATAACATGTATAAGGTAAttataatcaatcaatcaatcaatcaataaaatgGAGGTTAAAGGTGATGATGGAGATATGTCAATGGTCCATTGTAATTATGTCATTGCTTAATACTGATTGAACAGTGATTGAATCTGACCTGAAGTATTGAACACGACAGGACTTGTAAAGCTGTCGAAGCTCACTGAGACTGAATGCCTCAGACAcctgtcaaccaatcagaagTCAGTGATCAGATGACTGTACAGAAAAAATACCTGCAGAGTgttttttcaaaacaaaagcagctgaCTGTTaacctacaaaataaaagaaataaaggcCAGTCATCTCACCAGCTGCTGGACATCGAAGGCCAGAGATTTAAACTGCTGACTGCTGGAGTTCCTCAGTGCTTCAGAGAATACAGCTCCCTCTGTGATCACCATCCGGCCTGCCAGCTGCACGGGCTCCATGGCacctagcacacacacacacattgtgtagCCTATAAACCATGCAACCTGAAAAGCTGGTTAAGACTAGACGGCTTTTACCTTCAGGCTTCAAGCTGATCCAATAAACCACAACGAGTCCAACACAAGTGAGGATTAGAAGTGAGGAAATGACGCTGAGGAGGACCTCCAAAGTTGACAGAGGCTTCTTCATCCTGCTGGtggaattcaattcaattcaattttattcatACAGCTCATTTTACAACCAGAACTGTCTCAAGGAGCTTCACAgcaacccagagcctgaacccccttaagatcaacagtttaaaaaaactccttataacaggaagaaaccctgAGCAGGACCTGCCACTCGGccgggaagaggaggagaagaaaagggagacaggacagagaggatgaaggagagagagaggagaagaagagggagacaggacagagaggatgaaggagagagaggagaagaagagggagacaggacagagaggatgaagaagagagagaggagaagaagagggagacaggacagagaggatgaaggagagagagagaggagaagagggagacaggacagagaggatgaaggagagagagagaggagaagagggagacaggagagagaggttgaaggagagagagagaggagaagaagagggagacaggacagagaggatgaaggagagagagagaggagaagaagagggagacaggacagagaggatgaaggagagagagagaggagaagagggagacaggacagagaggatgaaggagagagaggagaagaagagtgagacaggacagagaggatgaaggagagagagaggagaagaagagggagacaggacagagaggatgaaggagagagagagaggagaagaagagggagacaggacagagaggatgaaggagagagagagaggagaagaagagggagacaggacagagaggatgaaggagagagagagaggagaagaagagggagacaggacagagaggatgaaggagagagagaggagaagagagggagacaggacagagaggatgaaggagagagagagagagagaagaagagggagacaggacagagaggatgaaggagagagaggagaagaagagggagacaggacagagaggatgaaggagagagaggagaagaagagggagacaggacagagaggatgaaggagagagagaggagaagaagagggagacaggacagagaggatgaaggagagagagagagaggagaagagggagacaggacagagaggatgaaggagagagagagaggagaagagggagacaggacagagaggatgaaggagagagaggagaagaagagggagacaggacagagaggttgaaggagagagagagagaggagaagagggagacaggacagagaggatgaaggagagagagaggggagaagagggagacaggacagagaggtcTGCAGATGATTAGTctgtttcagacacagcagctcttACCTGTTTACCGGCTGCTGACCTCCAATCAGAtgttttcctctgctgctgttctctggTTGCTTCTCTTGTTCAGGTGAAAAACTGTGGATCAAACATTAGCGGAGCCACCTTTAATGGGCTGAGGGTGATTAATCACTTGTAATCAATGTACAGCTGATAATTATTGATAATGGGTCTGCTGCTGGGACAAAGGAGAAGGACGAGATAAACATAATCATTCTGCTGCTGAGTCACTGTTATGATTATAGATGAACACTTGCTACTCCAACTGCTACCTAGCCAAGGACTTggctgaacaacaacaaagaacagaaCCATCAGGTTCTTGACATTCTAACTGATGAATGATTCTAACCACTTACTTTAAATCTgctaaaaagagaaaaagatttGTATTCTGAGGATTCCTGTCTGCAGGTTTTCACTCAGAGACTCTCAGTTAAAATGGAAGACCACAGAAAAGTCATGCAAgttatttaaatgaatttatgaatcatttaaaaatcaCAGTTACAGAAAGTATACAGTGTATGCCTGCCATGGGTCAATATCTTTATCAGAAAACATGGATAAATCGTTAACATGTGCGTTGCTCTGATGCTCTCATTAACCTGATAATCTGgcagcttcttcctgctgttttaTCACAATCTAAAGTCCAGCAGCTATAAACCTGTCAGGAAAAAGCTACTGTGAAGTGGCCCCACCCCCTGCTCTCACCTGACAGGTaacagaaagtgtgtgtatatatatatataacagtaTATCAATCTGAGAACATTTCCGGTGCACAAATGAGGTTTGAAAGATGAAAGTtcttatttcattaaaaaaaacacaaggtttAAATTGTACACACAAGGTTTGATgtatataaaagaaaaacaagcttttattttgaaaggcacTGTTGTCCTATGTTTCGGTTCTGTTTGGATGTGTAAATAAAGTTTAATTTGTCGCAGCCGTCTTTGATCATAAGATACGTTCTGTTTTTGACTTAAGAAGAGCATCAGGAGAGCTGGTAGATGTTCTTATTCCTTGACTCCTCCTCTTCGCCATCGTCACTGGGCCGGTCTAAGCATATCAAGAAGTACAATCAgacatttttcaactttttctTTGTCTGAATTAGTAAATTCTTACCTTGTTCTTGTTCTGTCTTCAGCCCTCCTCTggtctcctccttttcttcatcctcatcttcctccctgCACTCGTTGATGTTCCTGTATGTTGGCTGAGGAGAGACAATCAATAGTATGAGTCCTTAGACTGCAAGACATCACTGAGGGCTCAAAAACCCAGTGCCACATTtacctgtgtgctgtgatttgtTGTGGTGTCATTGGTGGAGGGGAGGAGACTGTTGATGAGCTGACAAATCATGTGGAATGTTGGTCTGTCAGTGGGTTCCAGACTCCAACAGAGAGTCATCAGCTGATACCTGAGAAGAGATGCCAGGTGAgctgcacatttaaaataacagtcCCATGTCAGCTGAACTGCTCACATCTCAGCTGGAGCGAAGTCTGGTTGCTCCATATGGCGGCCATCTTTGATCATCTTGTAGAAGTTGGTATCCACTGCAATGTTTGGGTATGGACTTTTGCCTAAAGAGGTAAACAGACAGCAGGAGGTGCATCTGACCCTGCACATTTCTATCAGCCTCAACACTGGTCAAAAAGATGATCCATTGTTGCCATTCAGAAGGTTGGAGCATCTGGACGTAGcgctttctctgctcctccgaGCCGCTTTATCACTCAGTGGttagacacagcagacacaatcagtcagaccaacacagctCAGTATGGAGTCTCGCACAGACCCCTtactgagctcctccaccacatataaaccatgtttcccaccaactgttagagctgatggagctgatggaggagcagaggaacgtCTTCAAGAGGACTCTACAAGTCTAGATGCTGGATACTCCTGGATGACTGAGGACCTTCACAGACACATTACTCAACATAATTACCCAGAGAGAAGATCTCCCACAGCAGGACTCCATAGGACCAGACATCGCTCTGCACAGTGTAAATGCACTGAAAGATGCTCTCTGGGGCCATCCACTTCACTGGGAGACGGGCCTGTCAAAGTAAAGCACACAAAAAGTGTTGTTGCCTCAGTGTTgttatgtgtgtgatgttgctGTTGTCACTGTGTTGTGCTGAGGCACTGACGTTTCCTTGAACTATATAGCTGTCATCATTGCGAATGTCTCGGGCCAAACCAAAGTCACAGATCTTTGCCACATGACGGTCGGTCAGCAAGACGTTTCTGGCTGCAACATCTCTGTGAATGCACTGAGGAAGACAGGGACAGGTGAGAATGAGAGCCAGATCATTTGgagtccactgtgtgtgttcttacatTCCTGGTGGAGAGGAAGTCCAGACCCTGAGCCACCTGGTAGGAAAACCTCATGAGgtcactgacagacagagagcctgTCTTCACACCtgagagacagacggacaggtGTAAcctcacagacatacagacacacatacattagACTGACAGATGAGGTCAGTTTCTCACCCCCCTGTGTTTGTTCTGGACTCAGAACCGGCAGCATCTCCTGATAGTCTGAACAACACGAGATGCCGCTGTCACTGCACCACACATGTGAAGGGAACAGACTCACATCAGACATTGTACAAAAATTCACACAAAGGCTGCTGTACAGTACGCCTGGAACATAACGTGTTCTGGTCCAAACTGAACATACTTGTTGTTCTGtgatgacacacagaaacaaattcATGTTTTATCAATAAcatcagtcagtttgatgaggCGGGAAATTGTTGCACCTGCGGAGCCTGATGTGACGAGTGGCCAGGTTCTTGTAgaaagcctcctcctccacttgaTCCAGGCTGAACATGGATGCCATTAAGTCCTGAGCGTGTGCCCTCAGAAAGTTTAGCAGGTCACCGTGACTACAGTACTCTGTGATCATCAGCATGGGGCCTGTCCAGGGGTTCAGAGAGAATTCAACATGATTGTTCAGATTTCACCGTCCCTGCTGATCTGCCACAGCCTGGCTCAGGGATAAATAGCAAATAAAACCTTCTCTCGACAGAAACATTGCCTTCATTTTAGCGAGGAGACATTATGACCCGTGTGAGAGAATCTTCACTAACATATTCCAAATGCTGTCGATCGACGACCTGGGTCTAAAGAAACACCAACATCACTACAGACGGATCTGCTGAGGCTCAGGCTGATAATCAATTATTAAAAGCATCATCACCTCCACGGGTGCAGGCTCCCAGCAGGTTGAcaatgttgtcatggtaaccaaGATGACTAAGGATCTTCAACTCTGACATCAGAGCCTCGCGTTCTTCTGAGTGGGCGCTTGCTGTTGATAAACATATAAGATGAGATGATCATACGACACGGCACTGCAgcagtgatggtgatgatgaatgTGAAGGTTTGTGGACTCACGTTTAAGCATCTTAACAGCAACTCTGGTGACCTCATTGTCTGTTCCCAGACCGTATGCTGTTGCCTCAACAACCTTCCCAAATGCCCCTGAACCCACGACAGCACCTACAGGGAGGAAAGCCAAAATTCCATCAAAAAACACGAGGCAGGGCGGTCAATTTTCAGTGTCTGAACATCACCCGGTGTGCTAATGTTTGATACCGAGGCGGAGTTTGTCTCGGGGAAACTCCCACTTCTGGTTGTATGGCAGTAGGGTGGGGTCAACAAAGGTGTAGTTGTTGCCATTGGTGCTCTCAATGATCTTCCAGCGAATCTCGTATTTGGGTTTCTGGTAGGAGAAGATTAGCAAATGGCAAATGAATCCAGAGAAACAACTGTTGTTGTGTAGATCACTGAACACACCTGTCTGTACTTGTAGAAGACAACCAATAGGAGCAAGAGGAGGATGGCGGCAGCACTCAGAGCCCCAATCAGAGTTGGCGTGAAGACGGTGTGAGCTCCTGCCGAACCTGAAAGGTTAGTTTTTGTTTCTGTCAAGGCTGATCAGTTGATTGAGaaagattttaaccctttacagATTTTGATAATGAATGTATTTACTTTACTGCTCCGACACTTACGAGATCTTAACATATCCCGAGCGTCTCCCACAAGGTTGTAGGCGATACACTCAATGCTGACATCATCACCCAGTGACACAGGGTGGTGTATCCtaacttcctcttcctcctcctgtgagGTCACATTGGCTGAAGAAAGGTGAGCCACGGAGGAGTTGATACACCTGCAGGAAAGGTGAAGgagtttcatgtgtttgtaatggtccctgctgcctgcaggaggctctgtctgtctgtttgctaCATACGTGTGCTGGATGCCTGGACAGGTGAACCAGAGGACCGTGGGCAGTGGATAtccagagctgctgcaggtcagagtgTTGCCCTCCAAAGTGATGACAGCCGTCGGAGGGCCTGAAGGATTAAAACATACTTTTGATGCTTGTTGATCACACAAATAAACGAAAACAGATCATCTGCTGACTTCAGGAGGGGAAGACAGCAATGAGGGAAAGTTTCTCACGGTAGATTCGAAGGTCAACACTCTGGGAGCCATTGAAGAAAGAGTTCGAAAAATGAAAAGAGTATTGACCACGATCCTTCTGACGCACCTGCCGCAGCAGCAGGCTTCCCTCCATCCTGTAAAAAAACACCATCATGTTAAAACACAAATCTAAAGGCTCATTTGATGCGAACAGAAATGACGTAAAACACCAGGCGGAACAAACTGAAACTGGTTCAGTGAAGCCTGTAATCCATTTTTAAGACTAAACATTTACAGCTGTCATTTATATACAGGCTTTTTTCA from Parambassis ranga chromosome 14, fParRan2.1, whole genome shotgun sequence encodes the following:
- the tmprss15 gene encoding enteropeptidase gives rise to the protein MKKPLSTLEVLLSVISSLLILTCVGLVVVYWISLKPEGAMEPVQLAGRMVITEGAVFSEALRNSSSQQFKSLAFDVQQLVSEAFSLSELRQLYKSCRVQYFSQGSVAVTFDLWFNQLISVKEAEQQLWAGLQEANGRGLLIDKNSIQIMDTFVETTSAAPSLTTAVLCPPHQTSCEDRSMCVPIDRLCDGVDDCLDASDEAAALCATSCDGQFVLRGSSGIFSSAKSEMYNSSSFCRWIIRVDRGLSVKVQFHHFGPEESMDTVKLYEGVGPNKLLIAKVSGSTPPGTVWLPTDQSTVEFTSDDVNNLSGFNATYHSVNTSSLSNQEKLTCTFEQGLCFWWQQLDDDDDDWIRTSGSTFPPLTGPSVDHTLGNGSGFYIVTPLSPGQWLKSFRIQSLPLTPFTVPMCLGFWYHMFGEDVHRLRVLLLSLPSHPSPAVTVVFQRDGNYGDNWNYGQVTLNLTSEATVVFEALKEGGMMNDIALDDITLMAEPCDPAPPEPTNVPPPTTTPPIPADCGGPFDLWEPNSTFSSPNYPHSYGDKASCLWTLHAIKGHNIQLHFLDFDVEATFDVVEVRDGVGPNSTLLAILTGSDGPASDLFSTTNQMTVWFFTDSSGHGRGFRANFSSGLGLGSLAPCEGGQFQCQTGSCIPANGQCNGEVDCPDGSDEAECVMLQVNGSSLLRFQFVSSLLTVCADTWSTALSDFICQYLGYRSGEASLLPALPQDSPFANITITSNGTLETSISETCRSDRVVSLKCNNQPCGFHLDTNVSRESAQSEDREPGWDRVVGGVNALKGAWPWMVSLHWKGRHVCGASLIGSDWLLTAAHCVYGKNVHLQYWSAVLGLHSQSDRNPEEVQTREVDRIVINRQYNRRSKQADIALMHLQQPINFTQWVQPVCFPAQNVTAGRKCFIAGWGRDAEGSLPDTLQEAELPLVAQDQCQHLLPEYTITSSMLCAGYPEGGVDSCQGDSGGPLMCLDDGQWNQIGVTSFGIGCGLPQRPGVYARVSAFTSWIAQTRRSSSSYH
- the csf1rb gene encoding macrophage colony-stimulating factor 1 receptor 2 isoform X1, translated to MWFHSVLLSIALSCFCSAGEPIGPPLIQLNSTFLPNRSSKVLTAGFPFRLSCHGNGSVYWSSTAFRLLYQDKLQNPVEVRKSEPRHTGTYHCGYTNRSLDHLDARIHLYVKDLDNPASMFVTPRSSIPTLTEGQDFLFRCLLTDPSVTDLTFQSESKQGVLPPGMNVTFDPQKGVLIRDLKMSFRGSYVCSGWKDGKQFKSKPFDLLVLPKHLPPSLSLSQNEAVRLEGELFEVTCLSDNPSHFLSLTWTHPKIQKLNITETRHYRNNHLYINSTMTVSAVTQTHSGPYTCTAINDAEAATATVQLKVLDRPYLRIYLQVIPHANANTWASTVHRNANISSMPTEIQEEIKANISSTSLEVNEELIANVSSTNTNVNGASNANISGSSRVEVHEGQDVTLTFVMEAYPPIRGQHWMTPTHINNDITACQESYTANGYRMEGSLLLRQVRQKDRGQYSFHFSNSFFNGSQSVDLRIYRPPTAVITLEGNTLTCSSSGYPLPTVLWFTCPGIQHTCINSSVAHLSSANVTSQEEEEEVRIHHPVSLGDDVSIECIAYNLVGDARDMLRSRSAGAHTVFTPTLIGALSAAAILLLLLLVVFYKYRQKPKYEIRWKIIESTNGNNYTFVDPTLLPYNQKWEFPRDKLRLGAVVGSGAFGKVVEATAYGLGTDNEVTRVAVKMLKPSAHSEEREALMSELKILSHLGYHDNIVNLLGACTRGGPMLMITEYCSHGDLLNFLRAHAQDLMASMFSLDQVEEEAFYKNLATRHIRLRSDSGISCCSDYQEMLPVLSPEQTQGGVKTGSLSVSDLMRFSYQVAQGLDFLSTRNCIHRDVAARNVLLTDRHVAKICDFGLARDIRNDDSYIVQGNARLPVKWMAPESIFQCIYTVQSDVWSYGVLLWEIFSLGKSPYPNIAVDTNFYKMIKDGRHMEQPDFAPAEMYQLMTLCWSLEPTDRPTFHMICQLINSLLPSTNDTTTNHSTQPTYRNINECREEDEDEEKEETRGGLKTEQEQDRPSDDGEEEESRNKNIYQLS
- the csf1rb gene encoding macrophage colony-stimulating factor 1 receptor 2 isoform X2; this translates as MWFHSVLLSIALSCFCSAGEPIGPPLIQLNSTFLPNRSSKVLTAGFPFRLSCHGNGSVYWSSTAFRLLYQDKLQNPVEVRKSEPRHTGTYHCGYTNRSLDHLDARIHLYVKDLDNPASMFVTPRSSIPTLTEGQDFLFRCLLTDPSVTDLTFQSESKQGVLPPGMNVTFDPQKGVLIRDLKMSFRGSYVCSGWKDGKQFKSKPFDLLVLPKHLPPSLSLSQNEAVRLEGELFEVTCLSDNPSHFLSLTWTHPKIQLNITETRHYRNNHLYINSTMTVSAVTQTHSGPYTCTAINDAEAATATVQLKVLDRPYLRIYLQVIPHANANTWASTVHRNANISSMPTEIQEEIKANISSTSLEVNEELIANVSSTNTNVNGASNANISGSSRVEVHEGQDVTLTFVMEAYPPIRGQHWMTPTHINNDITACQESYTANGYRMEGSLLLRQVRQKDRGQYSFHFSNSFFNGSQSVDLRIYRPPTAVITLEGNTLTCSSSGYPLPTVLWFTCPGIQHTCINSSVAHLSSANVTSQEEEEEVRIHHPVSLGDDVSIECIAYNLVGDARDMLRSRSAGAHTVFTPTLIGALSAAAILLLLLLVVFYKYRQKPKYEIRWKIIESTNGNNYTFVDPTLLPYNQKWEFPRDKLRLGAVVGSGAFGKVVEATAYGLGTDNEVTRVAVKMLKPSAHSEEREALMSELKILSHLGYHDNIVNLLGACTRGGPMLMITEYCSHGDLLNFLRAHAQDLMASMFSLDQVEEEAFYKNLATRHIRLRSDSGISCCSDYQEMLPVLSPEQTQGGVKTGSLSVSDLMRFSYQVAQGLDFLSTRNCIHRDVAARNVLLTDRHVAKICDFGLARDIRNDDSYIVQGNARLPVKWMAPESIFQCIYTVQSDVWSYGVLLWEIFSLGKSPYPNIAVDTNFYKMIKDGRHMEQPDFAPAEMYQLMTLCWSLEPTDRPTFHMICQLINSLLPSTNDTTTNHSTQPTYRNINECREEDEDEEKEETRGGLKTEQEQDRPSDDGEEEESRNKNIYQLS